The following are encoded in a window of Telopea speciosissima isolate NSW1024214 ecotype Mountain lineage unplaced genomic scaffold, Tspe_v1 Tspe_v1.0192, whole genome shotgun sequence genomic DNA:
- the LOC122647827 gene encoding uncharacterized protein LOC122647827, protein MEDSFLDATGAAILAYVGKGEENSVLGMELLAILREIMLCIQNDLRRVSIRSDSKLAVDILNGEVGCPWAMQVLKGRIISLCEQLHHKEIRHVWREMNQLADFIAAIDTGDGESIFNPSEFPLELVELIQNDADCKAYFRTSSF, encoded by the coding sequence ATGGAGGACTCATTTCTAGATGCTACAGGGGCTGCCATTTTAGCCTATGTTGGAAAGGGAGAGGAAAATTCGGTTCTTGGCATGGAGCTCCTGGCTATCCTTAGGGAGATTATGTTGTGCATTCAAAATGATCTTCGCCGTGTTTCTATTAGATCGGATTCCAAGCTTGCAGTGGATATCTTAAATGGTGAAGTTGGCTGCCCATGGGCCATGCAGGTCTTGAAGGGTCGTATTATTTCCCTTTGTGAGCAGTTACATCACAAAGAAAttaggcatgtttggagggaaatGAACCAGCTAGCGGACTTCATAGCAGCCATTGATACTGGGGATGGGGAATCTATCTTTAATCCCTCGGAGTTTCCCCTAGAGTTGGTGGAGTTGATCCAGAATGATGCGGACTGTAAAGCTTATTTCAGGACCTCTTCATTTTGa